A window of Methanolobus sediminis contains these coding sequences:
- a CDS encoding COG1361 S-layer family protein, whose product MNFIDILSIEKMMKRSFYILLCIALFSTSSIMPVSADSAPSMKIDIIDYDPFPAQIGEYVDVSVKIENTGFGRADAVSIKMDPEYPFSLDSQNNAVEFIGILSPDDAAVHEYRLYVDENAKVGTGTVDVYYQIYEGGSWYKSTFDLNVGSNTFDSKGTIELTDISCDPVVFMPGDIGTVSFTLTNTATDSSVTIDGMDYDTNARVQSAILYGDNYIDVTSDSYTGSGVMGPGDSITLSYNVEVADDVTDGTYYLDLSMVGNSHSYNNNWRIPVKVDSASVKVIPSKPMELANGEGTLEFDVANMHPNSLSSVSVKLSADGIDFSPEEYFVGAMDSDELFTIEVDAKTDITDETVPVTITVEYRNGINEHNTEVAVRDVKLTSEEEGSGSNLAVGAIAVLLLLGVPAVVFMKRRKNNN is encoded by the coding sequence ATGAATTTCATAGATATTTTAAGTATTGAGAAGATGATGAAAAGATCATTTTACATTTTACTCTGCATAGCTTTATTTAGTACTTCTTCCATTATGCCGGTCTCTGCAGATTCGGCACCTAGCATGAAGATCGATATAATTGACTATGATCCTTTCCCGGCTCAGATTGGTGAATATGTAGATGTCAGTGTAAAGATCGAGAATACAGGTTTCGGACGTGCAGATGCAGTTTCCATTAAGATGGACCCTGAATATCCATTCTCACTGGATTCCCAGAACAATGCTGTGGAATTCATAGGAATATTATCTCCCGATGATGCGGCGGTACACGAATACCGTCTATATGTGGACGAGAACGCAAAGGTGGGCACAGGCACAGTTGATGTCTATTACCAGATCTATGAGGGTGGATCCTGGTATAAGTCCACCTTTGACCTGAACGTCGGTTCCAACACATTTGACAGCAAAGGAACCATTGAACTAACCGATATCTCCTGTGATCCTGTGGTATTTATGCCCGGAGATATCGGTACAGTCAGTTTCACTCTTACTAATACGGCAACAGATAGCTCTGTAACCATCGACGGTATGGACTATGATACGAATGCACGTGTTCAGTCTGCAATACTCTATGGTGACAACTATATTGATGTTACAAGTGACAGTTATACAGGCTCTGGTGTAATGGGTCCGGGTGATTCTATTACATTGAGCTACAATGTTGAAGTTGCAGATGATGTTACAGATGGCACTTATTATCTGGATCTTTCCATGGTTGGAAATTCTCACTCATACAACAACAACTGGAGAATTCCTGTCAAAGTAGATTCAGCTTCTGTAAAGGTCATTCCTTCAAAACCTATGGAACTTGCCAACGGAGAAGGAACCCTTGAGTTCGATGTTGCGAACATGCATCCGAATTCACTCAGTTCTGTAAGTGTAAAACTGAGTGCCGATGGTATTGATTTCTCTCCGGAAGAATACTTTGTCGGAGCAATGGATTCTGATGAGCTTTTCACAATAGAAGTGGATGCAAAAACAGACATCACAGACGAAACTGTTCCTGTAACCATCACTGTGGAATATAGAAACGGGATAAACGAACATAACACTGAAGTTGCTGTCCGTGATGTAAAACTCACTAGTGAAGAGGAAGGTAGCGGTTCAAACCTCGCTGTTGGAGCAATTGCTGTCCTGTTACTACTTGGTGTTCCTGCGGTAGTGTTCATGAAGCGCAGAAAGAACAATAACTAA
- a CDS encoding ABC transporter permease has protein sequence MLNPAQAINIALGSIGSAKLRSALTTLGIIIGVAAVIANVSLGASFNQYFNDEIGAVGSNFIVVYSQNIDVFFDKELEVIRNTPGVEGVSPINQQMAKVTYMSTSRQIDIQGVTQDYDEVANFKMDSGTFLTDKDRYVAVIGAEVAYDKFDKKISIKNPIDITFRREDGGVVTKTFIVKGVITDPNTTFAQTGVEPEIRVFIPIDTMNEILGKDDYGGFFIKAESLEVVRETSDEIDKRLARTLGVPSRDLENDDAKPYVMFDQIEILEETNQLSAALTSLLISVALISLLVGSIGIMNIMLVTVAERTPEIGLLKSLGYSEHDILLLFIIESMIVGLIGGIIGTVMGIGAASIANDLLDVPDVFPASLIFLGFFVSVLVGLVAGVYPARKAARMNPVEALRKE, from the coding sequence ATGTTAAATCCGGCCCAGGCTATAAATATCGCATTGGGAAGTATCGGCAGTGCAAAGCTAAGGTCTGCCCTCACAACCCTTGGAATCATTATCGGTGTAGCGGCAGTTATAGCCAATGTTTCTCTTGGTGCAAGTTTTAACCAGTATTTCAATGATGAGATAGGTGCCGTAGGATCGAATTTCATAGTGGTTTACAGCCAGAATATAGACGTTTTTTTTGACAAGGAACTTGAAGTTATCAGGAATACGCCCGGCGTGGAGGGTGTTTCCCCGATAAATCAGCAGATGGCGAAGGTCACCTATATGTCAACTTCCCGGCAGATCGACATTCAGGGAGTGACCCAGGACTATGATGAAGTTGCAAACTTCAAAATGGATTCTGGTACTTTTCTTACTGACAAGGACCGCTACGTAGCAGTTATAGGCGCAGAGGTTGCCTATGATAAATTTGATAAGAAAATATCAATTAAAAATCCGATAGATATCACATTCAGGCGGGAGGATGGCGGTGTTGTCACAAAAACATTCATTGTAAAAGGTGTGATTACTGATCCCAACACAACATTTGCCCAGACCGGAGTAGAACCTGAAATTCGTGTCTTTATTCCAATAGATACAATGAATGAGATTCTTGGAAAAGATGACTATGGTGGCTTTTTCATAAAGGCAGAGAGCCTTGAAGTTGTCCGTGAGACCTCGGATGAGATCGATAAAAGACTGGCACGCACTCTGGGCGTCCCAAGCAGGGATCTGGAAAATGATGATGCCAAGCCTTACGTTATGTTTGACCAGATCGAGATACTGGAAGAAACTAACCAGCTTTCTGCAGCTTTAACATCGCTACTGATATCAGTAGCTCTCATTTCCCTGTTAGTAGGTTCTATCGGAATCATGAATATCATGCTTGTGACTGTTGCCGAGAGAACACCTGAGATAGGTCTTCTCAAATCTCTTGGGTATAGTGAGCATGATATCCTGTTACTGTTCATCATCGAATCAATGATCGTTGGCCTTATAGGTGGGATAATCGGTACGGTTATGGGAATCGGTGCTGCCTCTATAGCTAATGATCTCCTTGATGTTCCGGATGTTTTCCCTGCAAGTCTTATTTTCCTGGGATTTTTCGTATCTGTGCTGGTGGGACTTGTAGCAGGAGTCTATCCCGCAAGAAAAGCTGCACGTATGAACCCTGTTGAAGCCTTGAGGAAGGAGTGA
- a CDS encoding ABC transporter permease has product MLSLKHSFRMAVGSISSSKLRSALTTLGIVIGVAAVIANVSLGASFNQYFTEEIGSVGNNFIIIEGKTSNLFHDYEMEIIKNTPGIVGVSPLSQEVAEVTYLSTVRQITVQGVSEDYEQVANIQMESGTFIDDKDKYMAVIGHDVAYDKFDRKISDKNTIELSFTRPDGEVITQKFKVKGIVDSPETTFVQSGIEPDNRIFIPIATMNEIMGQDYYWGYFAAATSLESIDDVTEELDKRLARDLGVPFRDLDNEDAKPYALTNQGEILEQVNQLSAALGSLLTSVALISLIVGSIGIMNIMLVTVTERTGEIGIMKSLGFKNHEVLSLFMVESIVVGLFGGVLGIVLGVVGAYFADTAMGLPYVFPLDMIITGMLVSVIVGLLAGIYPANKAARMNPVDALRHE; this is encoded by the coding sequence ATGCTGAGTCTGAAACACTCATTCAGAATGGCTGTAGGAAGCATCAGCAGCTCTAAACTGAGGTCCGCACTTACAACCCTTGGAATTGTCATAGGTGTAGCTGCAGTCATTGCAAATGTATCACTGGGCGCCAGTTTCAACCAGTATTTCACAGAAGAGATTGGCTCGGTAGGCAACAATTTCATAATAATTGAGGGAAAGACCTCAAACCTCTTTCATGATTATGAAATGGAAATCATAAAAAACACTCCTGGCATTGTTGGAGTATCTCCCCTGAGCCAGGAAGTTGCAGAGGTTACTTATCTCTCCACTGTACGACAGATAACTGTACAGGGAGTTTCCGAAGATTATGAACAGGTTGCCAATATCCAGATGGAAAGCGGCACTTTCATTGATGACAAGGACAAGTACATGGCCGTCATAGGGCATGATGTTGCATATGATAAGTTTGACCGCAAGATATCTGACAAGAATACAATCGAGCTTAGTTTTACAAGACCTGATGGGGAAGTTATAACTCAGAAGTTTAAGGTAAAAGGTATTGTTGACAGTCCTGAAACAACATTTGTGCAGAGTGGCATAGAGCCTGACAACAGGATATTCATTCCAATAGCAACTATGAATGAGATCATGGGTCAGGACTACTACTGGGGCTATTTTGCAGCCGCCACAAGTCTTGAATCTATTGATGATGTAACCGAAGAACTCGATAAGAGACTTGCAAGGGATCTTGGAGTTCCTTTCAGGGACCTTGATAATGAGGATGCTAAACCGTATGCACTTACGAATCAGGGAGAAATACTGGAACAGGTAAATCAGTTGTCTGCCGCACTTGGCTCTTTGCTGACTTCGGTTGCACTGATATCACTGATAGTAGGTTCCATTGGTATCATGAATATCATGCTTGTCACAGTGACTGAAAGAACAGGTGAGATCGGCATTATGAAATCTCTTGGCTTCAAGAACCATGAGGTTCTGTCCCTGTTCATGGTGGAATCTATAGTTGTTGGATTATTTGGCGGTGTGCTGGGTATTGTACTTGGTGTTGTAGGTGCATATTTCGCGGATACTGCCATGGGACTGCCATATGTGTTCCCGCTTGACATGATCATCACCGGCATGCTGGTTTCAGTGATAGTTGGTTTGCTTGCGGGTATTTATCCTGCTAATAAGGCAGCAAGAATGAATCCGGTTGATGCTCTCCGTCATGAATAA
- a CDS encoding ABC transporter ATP-binding protein — translation MDSKAAHDEKDRDKTPVIELVNLCKSYHVGDMNVPILKSIDLKVMPGEFVAIMGPSGSGKSTLMNMIGCLDRPNCGQVLLMGKDVDTLSDPELAKLRGMEIGFVFQNFNLVPRLTTLQNVELPTYANKKIGVDTREKAKELVEMVGLKERMNYKPSEMSGGQQQRIAIARALINDPSLILADEPTGNLDSKTGDEIMKIFSDLHEKGRTIVMITHDPDLTEYADRVIYLKDGIIENN, via the coding sequence ATGGATTCAAAAGCTGCCCATGATGAAAAAGACAGGGACAAAACACCTGTGATTGAGCTTGTGAACCTTTGCAAGAGTTATCATGTTGGGGATATGAATGTACCTATCCTCAAAAGTATCGACCTGAAGGTCATGCCGGGAGAATTTGTTGCGATCATGGGTCCTTCCGGTTCCGGGAAAAGCACACTGATGAATATGATCGGCTGTCTTGACAGGCCAAACTGTGGACAGGTTCTTCTGATGGGAAAAGATGTTGACACACTTTCCGATCCTGAACTTGCAAAGTTGAGAGGGATGGAGATCGGGTTTGTATTCCAGAACTTCAACCTTGTTCCAAGGCTCACAACACTCCAGAATGTGGAACTTCCTACTTACGCTAATAAAAAAATCGGAGTGGATACCAGAGAAAAAGCAAAGGAGCTTGTGGAAATGGTTGGTCTGAAGGAACGCATGAATTACAAACCTTCGGAGATGTCTGGTGGGCAGCAACAGAGGATTGCAATTGCAAGGGCTTTGATAAATGACCCATCTCTCATACTTGCCGATGAACCCACAGGAAATCTGGATTCAAAAACCGGCGACGAGATCATGAAGATATTTTCTGATCTCCATGAAAAGGGAAGGACAATAGTTATGATTACTCACGATCCTGATCTCACGGAATATGCAGATCGTGTAATCTATCTTAAGGATGGAATTATTGAAAATAATTAA
- a CDS encoding ABC transporter permease, producing MIYLRYAFVLALGSIRSAKLRSTLTALGIIIGVAAVVANVSVGASFNQYFTDELGSLGSNFIIIYSQDVNIFYDTELELIRNTPGIEGASAFNQQTAAITYLSSTRQIDVQGVSEDAQYISNLGVEEGSFLTDKDRYVAVLGKEVATEKFDKNVSVKNYIDITIKRNDGTSVTRKFRVKGILASEDNTFVTGGPDRDVTIYIPIATMNELLNVTDYSGFSAKTGSAESVQEVSDEVDKRLARDLGVPTRDLDNDDAKPYRIFNQAEIIEQLDSLTNAFTILITMIAAVALLVGSIGIMNIMLVTVTERTSEIGLLKSLGYTRPDIIVLFIMESIIVGVIGGIMGTVLGIVGSYIVEVYLGITPVFPFYLIILGFFISVFVGLVAGVYPANKAANLNPVEALRHE from the coding sequence ATGATATACCTGCGATATGCTTTTGTTCTGGCACTTGGAAGCATACGCAGTGCAAAGCTGCGCTCAACTTTAACGGCTCTGGGTATTATCATAGGTGTCGCTGCTGTTGTTGCAAACGTATCTGTGGGTGCGAGTTTCAATCAATATTTCACCGATGAACTTGGTTCTCTTGGCTCGAATTTCATAATTATCTACAGTCAGGATGTCAATATTTTCTATGATACGGAGCTGGAACTCATCAGGAACACTCCGGGAATAGAAGGCGCTTCGGCATTTAATCAACAGACTGCGGCCATAACATATCTTTCATCCACTCGTCAGATCGATGTTCAGGGTGTGTCGGAAGATGCTCAGTATATTTCCAATCTGGGAGTCGAAGAGGGGAGTTTCCTCACAGACAAGGACAGGTATGTGGCTGTTCTTGGTAAAGAGGTTGCAACTGAAAAGTTTGATAAGAATGTATCTGTGAAAAATTACATCGACATTACAATCAAACGAAACGATGGTACAAGTGTGACCCGCAAGTTCCGTGTAAAAGGTATTCTTGCAAGTGAAGATAACACATTTGTAACCGGTGGTCCAGATCGTGATGTGACTATCTATATTCCGATAGCGACCATGAATGAATTGTTGAATGTCACTGATTATAGTGGTTTTTCTGCGAAGACCGGTTCAGCTGAGTCTGTTCAGGAAGTTTCGGATGAGGTTGATAAAAGACTTGCGAGGGATCTTGGTGTTCCAACAAGAGACCTTGATAATGATGATGCGAAACCTTACCGGATATTTAACCAGGCAGAAATAATTGAGCAGCTTGATTCCCTGACAAATGCTTTTACCATACTTATTACTATGATCGCCGCTGTGGCACTTTTAGTAGGTTCCATTGGAATTATGAATATCATGCTTGTCACGGTAACTGAAAGGACCAGCGAGATCGGTCTTTTGAAATCACTGGGATACACCAGACCGGACATTATTGTTCTTTTCATCATGGAGTCTATTATTGTAGGTGTGATAGGTGGCATAATGGGCACAGTTCTTGGTATTGTCGGTTCCTATATTGTAGAAGTATATCTGGGGATAACTCCTGTATTTCCGTTCTACCTGATCATTCTGGGATTCTTCATTTCGGTATTTGTAGGGCTTGTAGCAGGTGTGTATCCTGCTAACAAAGCTGCAAATCTGAATCCTGTGGAAGCTCTTCGTCATGAATAA
- a CDS encoding ABC transporter ATP-binding protein translates to MAGCNVQNPETNNVIDIQGLKKSYFLGNMEVPILHGIDLCIKKGEFVAIMGPSGSGKSTLMNMIGCLDRPTSGKVMLMGKDTNTITDNELAELRGFEIGFVFQNFNLIPRLSAYENVLLPTYSNTKKGMDTSGRARDLLNLVGLDDRIGHKPSELSGGQRQRVAIARSLINDPSLILADEPTGNLDSKTSVEIMDIFSDLHKKGRTIVMITHDPEMEQYVDRVVLIKDGNIGNN, encoded by the coding sequence ATGGCTGGTTGTAATGTGCAAAACCCTGAAACTAACAATGTGATAGATATTCAGGGTCTGAAGAAGAGTTATTTTCTGGGTAATATGGAAGTTCCCATACTTCATGGAATAGATCTGTGTATTAAAAAAGGGGAATTTGTGGCTATCATGGGTCCTTCCGGTTCCGGAAAAAGTACTCTGATGAATATGATCGGCTGTCTTGACAGGCCCACTAGTGGCAAAGTAATGCTTATGGGAAAAGACACGAACACCATCACAGACAATGAGCTTGCAGAGCTCAGAGGATTTGAGATCGGCTTTGTTTTCCAGAATTTCAACCTTATACCACGGCTCAGTGCTTATGAGAACGTATTGCTTCCAACTTATTCCAACACTAAGAAAGGAATGGACACGTCAGGTCGGGCACGAGACCTGCTGAATCTAGTAGGTCTCGATGACCGTATAGGACACAAACCTTCAGAATTATCGGGTGGACAAAGACAGAGAGTTGCAATAGCCAGGTCTCTGATAAACGATCCTTCGTTGATCCTTGCCGATGAACCAACAGGCAATCTTGACTCCAAAACAAGTGTCGAGATCATGGACATTTTCTCTGATCTCCATAAGAAAGGACGCACCATAGTGATGATAACACACGATCCTGAAATGGAGCAGTATGTTGACAGAGTTGTCCTTATAAAGGACGGTAATATCGGCAACAATTGA
- a CDS encoding COG1361 S-layer family protein, whose product MGNRKKGLTFTASLVLRISLILALFLSLSFVASAAEGADLKVSVLRYEPVPAEIGEYVSVWVKVENLGYAKADDLSIKMVPDYPFSVDSSENALVNVGILTPDNAAVHEYRLYTDSAAKQGTGTFEVWYQEESDGTWFKKEFELRVGSDSFDSKGTIQLVGEPVKEPEVFMPGDEGTISFTLKNSATDYTITIDDEQYDTNARIQSASLEGTEGIKVTTGTYYGNGVIGPGESIGLTYNIEVANGTPDGTYYLDFSIVGSSHSYNSNWRIPIKVDSSSVRVIPSKPLAFENGEGTLEFDVANIHPNALSSVSVKLEAEGIEFSPSEYFIGSMDSDELFTIEINAKAVSKDITFPLDLVITADYRNGLNEHTEEITTRQLQNHVVETGGGSGIYLVVILLVVAGAGIYYFYRKNKDKKVKE is encoded by the coding sequence TTGGGGAATAGGAAAAAAGGACTGACATTTACTGCATCGTTAGTGTTGCGAATATCACTGATCTTGGCTTTGTTTCTATCATTATCATTCGTTGCATCGGCCGCAGAAGGTGCCGATCTTAAAGTAAGTGTACTCAGGTATGAGCCAGTGCCAGCAGAGATTGGTGAATATGTGAGTGTCTGGGTCAAAGTAGAGAACCTCGGTTATGCAAAAGCCGATGATCTTTCCATAAAAATGGTTCCAGATTATCCATTCTCAGTTGACAGCAGTGAAAATGCTCTTGTTAATGTGGGAATATTAACTCCGGATAATGCAGCTGTTCACGAATATAGGCTTTACACTGATTCTGCTGCCAAGCAGGGAACCGGAACATTTGAAGTGTGGTACCAGGAAGAATCTGATGGCACCTGGTTCAAGAAAGAATTTGAATTAAGAGTTGGTTCTGATTCCTTTGACAGCAAAGGAACAATACAACTTGTGGGTGAGCCGGTAAAAGAACCTGAAGTGTTCATGCCAGGGGACGAAGGAACAATTTCATTCACACTCAAGAACAGTGCTACTGATTATACTATTACAATTGATGATGAGCAGTATGATACAAATGCCAGGATTCAGTCTGCTTCCCTTGAAGGAACTGAGGGTATTAAAGTCACAACCGGCACTTACTATGGAAATGGTGTTATTGGCCCTGGGGAATCAATCGGTCTGACCTACAATATAGAGGTTGCAAACGGCACTCCTGATGGCACTTATTATCTAGACTTTTCAATCGTTGGAAGTTCTCATTCCTATAACAGCAACTGGAGAATTCCTATCAAGGTAGATTCATCTTCTGTAAGGGTCATACCTTCAAAACCACTAGCTTTTGAAAATGGAGAGGGGACTCTGGAATTCGATGTTGCTAATATCCACCCCAATGCGCTTTCATCTGTGAGCGTGAAACTTGAAGCAGAAGGTATTGAGTTCTCACCCTCTGAATATTTCATTGGTTCAATGGATTCTGATGAGTTGTTCACTATTGAAATCAATGCAAAAGCAGTTTCTAAAGACATTACTTTCCCTCTGGATCTTGTGATTACTGCAGATTACAGGAACGGACTAAACGAACATACAGAAGAGATAACCACCCGCCAGCTTCAGAATCATGTTGTGGAAACAGGTGGCGGTTCGGGGATATATCTGGTAGTTATCCTGCTGGTAGTTGCCGGAGCCGGAATTTATTATTTCTACAGGAAGAACAAGGACAAAAAGGTGAAAGAATAA